The nucleotide sequence TTTAGGCCTAAGTTCTGTCTCATTTGCTCCAGTTCATGAGCTTCTTCAAGAATCGGCAGGCACCAGAGTCCACCCCAAAGGCCACTGTTCGGGCGTTGTTGCCACAGCCATTGTTCACCACATTGTAGAACTAATACCTGGGCTGATCTGACCGGAACCGACTTTTTAGCTTTCTTAAATGGCAACTCATTTTCCAGACCTTGTTGATGTGCCTTGCAATGCTGTTGCATTGGGCAATACAGGCACAGCGGTTTTTTCGGTGTACAGACTGTGGCACCGAGATCCATAATCGCCTGGGTATAGTCATGATTACGTTCTACAGGGCATAGCTTCTCAGCCAGCTGCCACATGGCACGTTCATGTACTGGCTTGGACAGGTCATCTTCAATGGCAAAAAAGCGGGATAGCACCCGTTTCACATTACCATCCATGATCACGCCGTACTGACGCAAACCCAAGGACATCAAGGCACCTGCTGTGGAACGGCCAATTCCCGGCAGTGCCATCCATTCTTCCAGGGTCTCAGGGAAATGATTTTGAGCTGCGACAATGCCAGCCGCCTTATGCAGATTGCGCGCCCGGGCATAATAGCCGAGGCCTGCCCAGTAAGGTGCCACTTCATCCCATGTCGCGGTACCCAAATCCTGAACCGTAGGAAAACGCCCAATAAAACGGTCGAAATATTGCAGTACCGTTTTCACCTGCGTCTGCTGCAGCATAATTTCTGATACCCAGACCTTGTAGGGATCATCCGACACCTGCCAGGGCAAGTCATGCCGGCCGTGAACATCAAACCATTCTAGAAGCGCATCAGAAAATACAAACATGGATATAGGACAGGGAAGGGAAACAGGCAGGCATTATAGCTGATTCAAACTGTAGAATCGGTGAAAAGTATATCAAGGTGGTAGGGAGAGACAGATAATAAAAAAGTGAATAAGCCAAGACCCATTCACTCTATTTAAACTAAATTGAAAGACCTGTTTTAGTCTTCGATACCCCAACGGGCATCCAGTTTCAGCACTTTGCCTTCATAACGTGGAATGATGTGAATATGCAGGTGCTCTGCCTTTTCTTCAAAGACGTCCCCATCATTAAAACCGACATGGAAACCGGCTGGCTGATAACGTAATTTCAGTTCGTTACGTGCCTGCTCCAGTAAAGTCATTAGGCTTTTACGTTCATTGTCGGTAATTTCAAAAAAGGAAGCCACATGACGTAGTGGCACAATCACGCTATGACCTTCGGACAATGAATTCGGTTCAGGCAATACCACCCCAAAGTCATTTTTGGCAATGACATCATATTCATCATAATTACAGTATGGGCAGTGAGTCTCAGTCATTTCATTCTCCTCGGTTCTTCTTTCTCAATCTCATTTTTTGCTATTCCACTCACCCTCAGAGAGGAATAGCATTACACTTATTAAACTTTATAATGACTTTAAGCCAAGTGACGTGCCAATAGAGCATACATCGCTTCAAGGCCCTGTTTTTCTGCTTCCGCATTGTAGCCAAGATCAACCCCATTGGCTTTGGCCCGTTCATCAGCCAGCGGGTTACTGAAGCCATGTTTAGCATCTTTGAAAATGATCACGTCATGTGGCACATGGGCTGCCTGCATTTCTTTACGGAAATTCTCGACATCTTCCAGTGACACCATTGAGTCTTTTTCACCATGTAATACCAGAATTTCTGCCTGAACCTGACCTTCTTGCGCTGGCGCTTTCGGTGACAGATTGGCGTGGAAAGTCACCACAGCTTTGACTGGAGCATTGGAGCGCGCCAGATCCAGCACTACTTTACCCCCATAACAGAAACCGATCGCTGCCAACTTAGAATCATCGACTTCTTCCTGTGCTGCCAGCGTGTTGAGCGCAGCAGTCGCACGATTCACGATGGTGTCGGGATCTTGAAAAGTCTGCATCATCCATTCATAAGCCTGACTGGATACCGTGGTTACTTTCTTGTCGCCATACATGTCGATCGCCAGCGCTGCATAGCCATGTTCTGCAAGTTCACGGGCGCGCTGTTCTGTATAGTCATTGCGGCCCCACCATTCAGGTGCCACAATTACGCCCGGAACAGGTTGGTCGGATTCAGGTGCGGCAAAATAACCGATCAGCTGGCTGCCATCGGGTGCAGTATATTGAATCTCGCGTGTTTTTATTGCTGCCATGCAGAGTTCCTCTATTGTTGTTCAGTATTTTGATGAAAGCATAAACATAGCAAAAGCCGGGCAAATGTCACAGGATTAGAGCGGATTAATTTGTTTTTTTAAGTGGCGGATTCAAGCGGCAAGTGCAACAGTATAAAAACCAGCCATAACTTCACTCGGTGTATACCAACCTAGCGTTTTTCTAGGACGATGGTTGAGTGCAAATTCTATCTGCTCTATTTGTTCGTTTGACACGTCATCAAACGATGATGATTTTGGCAGATATTGACGGATTAAACCATTCGTATTTTCATTTCTAGCTCGCTGAATAGACTTGTAAGGATCAGCAAAATACGTCTCTATCCCGGCATCAGTAATTCTTTTGTGTTCGGAAAATTCTTTACCATTATCAAATGTCACACTATAAGCATGGCTCATTCGTAAACGATCTAACGCACAAGTAATCGTTTGAGAGGATGCTCTCGTTGATCCTAAATGAACAATATGTACATACAGGCTCTTTCGATCAACAAGGGTTAATAAAGCACCTTTATGATGTTTACCAATCACCGTGTCACCTTCGAAATCTCCTAAACGTTGTCGTTGATCAATGACCTGGTCTCGACAGTGAATACTTGTTTTATCAATGATTTGCCCCCTACGATCCGTGTTTTTGTAACCTCGTTTTCGATATTTCTTCTGATGCCTTAAGTGTAGATGGAGTTTACCGCCTTTTGATTTATCTTGATAAATGTACTGGTAAATCCACTCATGTGAAGGTACATCCAGCCAACCGCGTTGTGTTAAAGCACCTGAAATTTGTTCTGGTGACCAGTCCAAGCCAATTAAATAATTAATATAGGCGAAGGCAAATGCTGTCATTGATGAGGAAGGACGGTACCGTCTTTGACTTGCAAATTTAGCTGCCTGTTGAGCCCTATATCCACGTTGCCCAGTATTTCTTTTTAATTCACGGTAGATGGTTGATCGTGAACGCCCTAACTCCCGAGCAAGGTTAGCGATTGAGCTTTTACTTTTCAAAGTAGCATAAATTTCGTATCTTTCATCTTGAGAAAGTTGGGTGTATTTCTTCATTGTGTGCTTTCCAATTGCGAGTTGAAAAAGTCTAATGATTCTATGAATACACCTAACTTTTTCAACTAACTACAAATGTGTCGCACTTGGGATTTGAATCTGCGAGTCAAAAAATAAGGAGATGGGTTCTGCCATCTCCTCAAGTTTTATTTGGTCACTTCAATCAGTTCAATATCAAAGATTAAGGTGCTGTTGGGTTCAATCACGTCACCTGAACCAATCTGACCATAACCGAGTTCTGGTGGAATGAAGAAGCGATATTTGGCACCGGGCTTCATGAGTTGCAGACCTTCGGTCCAGCCCTGGATCACTTGGGTAGTTTTAAAGACCACAGGCTGGTTACGGGCAATCGAGCTGTCAAATACGGTACCATCGAGCAGGCGGCCTTCATAATGCACTTTGACATTGCTGTTCGCACTTGGTGATTTACCTTTGCCTTCCTGTAAAACTAAATATTGCAGACCAGATTTTGTAGTTTTGATACCCGGTCGTTTGGCATTTTTAGCTAGGAACTCACGGCCAATTTTGGCGTTTTCTTCAGCTTTTTTCTTGAGCTCAATTAGTTCACGAGCATCTGATTGACGTTTGTATTGCAGCAGGACTTTCGCCATTTCTTCTTCGGAAATTGTGGCTTTTTGACCGGAAGCTGCAGCTTTTAATCCGTTGCTAAATGCATCTAGATCAATCCCCTTTAGCGTATCGGCATTATTTTTACCCATCAGATAGCCAAAACTATAACCCACCTGTTCTGCTTCTGTACTTTTAGTGGTGATCTCTTTGGCATATAGGCTGCTAGAACATACGAGTAGGGCAGCCAAACTTAATTGTATTTTCATTATGAGTTTCTCAAAAACAAGGGAGAGCCAATGCTCTCCCTGAACCGTATTATTTGACTTGGATGAGTTCCACATCAAAAATCAGGGTGCTGTTTGGTGGAATCGTACCAGGTACACCTTGCTGACCGTAACCTAGTTGCGCTGGAATATAAAGAGTGGCTTTACCACCTTCTTTCATTAACTGTAAACCTTCAGTCCAGCCTGGAATCACTTGGTTCAGTGGGAATTCAATTGGCTCACCGCGTTCAACTGAACTGTCAAATACGGTACCATCGACCAGTTTACCAGTATAGTGAACTTTAACGACAGAGGTCGCTGCAGGTGATTTACCTGTACCTTCTTTAGTAATCAGGTATTGCAGGCCGGAAGCGGTTTTTTTCACGCCTGGTTTTTTCGCATTTTCAGTCAGGAATGAGTCGCTAGAAGCTTGAGACTTTTTAGCATCATCCAGTTGCTTTTGTTGCATGTCTTTCTGGAACTGTTCGTAAGCTGCTTGTAATTCTTCTTCAGTATAAGCAGGTTTAGTACGTGCATGGCCTTCACGAACACCAGTAACAAAACTGTTAATGTCTAGCTCAGGCGGCGTCTGATGTGCTACTTCATAACCAAGCGCATAGCTGATTTTTGAAACCGCTGATGCATTTTTAGAAGCTTTAGAGCTTTGAGTTGTAGGATTTTGAGATGCATAGTAAACAGGAACGAGCGCAGCACCGCCTAGGATAACAGCGACAGCAATCGGTAAGGCCTTACTCATGTAGTATTTCCAATATAATGTTATCGTTAATGTTCAGTCCATCTTAGCAGAAATTTTTCAGAAATCTTGAACAAGCTATGCAAAAAACGACGGGTTTTTATTATGGTTTCGTAGAGTAGGAATTTATACTATTGTGCTTAGAATTTCTTTTTATCTGGATTAAAATTTTGTAAATCGGAAAATTAATCTATAAGAGTTAATAAAAACATTCATCAATATTTGACTTAGCAATATAATAGGGATGTCAAAGATACCTTCCCATTTAAAAAGCAGGGTTATCATTCATTGATACCCATATATAGGCCTAGATCAATGCTACAGCTTTCGGAACTCAAAATTGCCATTATCGGATTAGGTTACGTCGGTTTACCTCTGGCTGTTGAATTCGGTAAAAAAGTCCCAGTCGTGGGATTTGATATTCACCAAAAACGCATTGATGAACTTAAGTCTGGCAAAGACCATACCTTGGAAGTGTCTCCAGAAGAATTAGCACAAGCGACAAGATTACATTACAGTGCCAATTTAGAAGACCTAAAAGATTGCAACTTCTATATCGTGACTGTTCCAACTCCCATTGATCAGTTTAAACAGCCAGATCTCACTCCGCTAATTAAAGCATCGCAAAGCATTGGTCAGGTTCTGTCTCAGGGTGATGTGGTGGTTTATGAATCCACTGTTTATCCTGGAGCGACTGAAGAAGCTTGTATTCCGGTACTGGAACAGGTGTCAGGTTTAACATTCAATACCGATTTCTTTGCTGGCTATAGCCCGGAACGAATTAATCCAGGGGATAAACAGCACCGTGTGACCAATATTCTAAAAATTACTTCAGGATCTACTCCTGAAGTGGCGGATTATGTGGATCAGGTCTATAACCTGATTATTCAGGCAGGTACTCATAAGGCACCAAGCATCAAAGTCGCAGAAGCAGCCAAAGTCATTGAAAACACCCAGCGTGATGTGAATATCGCGCTGATCAATGAATTGGCAGTGATTTTTAATAAAATGGGGATTGATACTGAAGCCGTACTGCAGGCTGCGGGAACCAAATGGAACTTCTTACCATTCCGTCCAGGTCTAGTCGGCGGTCACTGTATTGGTGTAGATCCATACTATTTAACCCATAAAGCACAATCTATTGGTTATCATCCGGAAATTATTCTGGCGGGGCGTCGTTTGAATGATGGTATGGGGGCCTATGTGGTAACCCAGCTGGTCAAAGGCATGATCAAGAAAAAGATCCAGGTTGAAGGTGCTAAGGTGCTGGTACTGGGCCTGAGCTTTAAGGAAAACTGTCCGGATATCCGTAATACTAAAGTGATTGATATCGTGCATGAGCTGCAGGAATACCATATTCAGGCCGACGTCTATGATCCATGGATTGACGCAGCTGAAGCAGAGCATGAATATCGCATTCATCCGATTACTGAGCTGAAAAATGGTGAATATGATGCAGTGATTCTGGCTGTAGCACATGAACAGTTTAAAGCGATGGGGGCAGCCCAGATTCGTGCTCTAGGTAAGGCCAATCATGTCCTGTATGACCTGAAATATGTATTCAGTCAGGCTGAATCAGATCTGCGTCTGTAACCCATTAGCATCATTTAGGATTTAAAGAGAATGAACCCATATCAAACGGTGTGTGAGCAGTTGCAGCAGACACCGAAAACCTGGTTGGTGACTGGTGTTGCAGGCTTTATCGGCTCCAACTTGCTGGAAACCTTACTGAAACTGAATCAGAAAGTAGTCGGCTTGGATAATTTTGCTACTGGTCATCAGTATAATCTGGATGAAGTTCAGTCACAGGTCAGTGCCGAGCAATGGGCAAATTTCCACTTCATTAAAGGCGATATCCGTAATTTGGCGGACTGTCAGCAAGCCTGTGCCGGCGTGGATTATGTCTTACATGAAGCGGCTCTAGGTTCTGTACCACGTTCTATTGCTGATCCGATTACCACCAATGAAACCAATATCAGCGGTTTCCTGAATATGTTGACTGCGGCACGGGATGCTGGTGTATCCAGCTTTACTTATGCTGCCAGCAGTTCAACTTATGGTGATCATCCGGCACTGCCTAAAGTGGAAGAACATATTGGTCATCCATTATCTCCTTATGCGGTGACCAAATATGTCAATGAGTTATATGCTGATGTATTCGCTCGCGCTTACGGTTTTAAATCGATAGGCCTACGCTACTTTAACGTCTTTGGTAAGCGTCAGGATCCCAATGGCGCCTATGCGGCGGTGATTCCAAAATGGACAGCATCGATGATCGCTGGCGATGATGTCTTCATTAATGGTGACGGTGAAACCAGCCGTGATTTCTGCTTTATTGAGAATACGGTACAAGCTAATATTCTGGCAGCCACTACCACCGATGAAAATGCCAAAAATCAGGTTTATAACGTCGCGGTGGGTGATCGTACTACCTTGAATGAATTGTATCGCGCCATTCAGAATGCTTTAGCTGAAAATGGTGTGCAGTACGATAAAGATCCAATCTATCGTGATTTTCGTGCTGGGGATGTACGTCATTCTCAGGCCAGTATTGCTAAGATTCAGCAGCATTTAGGCTATGCACCAAAATATAAAATTGCTGAAGGCATTCAGCTGGCCATGCAGTGGTATGTTCATAATCTGACATGATTGCGCGTCTGCTCGCCAAATACCAATCTGTTGGTTTAATTACCCTAAGTTTACTTGTAGGTGCGATAATGACATTTATCGCACTTCCTGTTTTAACGCGCCTGTATTCGGTGCAGGACTTTGGCGAGTATGGCATTGCCTTGGCTGTGGTCAGTGTTTTATCCACAGTGGCCAATTTACGTCTGGATCAGGCCCTCCTTATTGCAGAAGAACAGGAGAAAAAAAGCCTGATTTTTGAGGGAAGCATTTTTTCTCTGGTTCTGACCCTGATCAGTGGTTTGGTATTAAGTTTTATCTTTCGCTTAGATATGGTTGCTGCGATCTGTAGCGGTGTGCTGGCCAATACCCTGATCCAGAGCCTGTATAATTATAAATTTGCTGCACATGCTGAATATTTTTGTGCCGGGCTGAATATTTTTCGTAGCCTGATTGTGATTGCAGTCCAGCTGAGTTTGCCGCTGCTGATGAGTATTGCCTTGATTGACAGCTATATGATCAGTTCAGTGATCATGATCATCGTGGGGGTGCTGTATATCCTGAAACATCAACTCTATCAGGTCAGCTGGGAGGTGTTTAAAAATTATAAAGATTTTGTCTATGCCAATACCCCACATGCCTTGCTAAACAGTTTTTCACATAATTTGCCTTATTATGTGGTGTCACATTTTATTGGTGTACAGGCGATGGGTTTTTATGCCATTGTCGAACGAACCTTACGGGTGCCGATTAATCTGATTTCGCAGACTTTACGTCAATTTTTTATCCGGCTGTTTAAAACGACTCAGACCAATAAACCGGCTTTAAAAAGTAGCGTGCTACTTAGCGTAGTGTCTTTGCCCCTATTTGCCATTTTCTTTGTTGTACCGGAGTCTTTATATCTCTGGATTTTTGGCAAGGAATGGCTAGGAGTTTCGCAATATTTCCAGATTTTAGCTTTAGGATATTGGGCGATTTTCTGTAATCCGCCCAGTTCTGCTTATCTGGTGGCCCGGCGTAATAGCAAGGTATTGTTTAAATTGCAGATTGTCGAGTTGTGCATTAAATTCATTTTATTTGCCGTTCTGTATCTGCTATTAAGCGACAAGCTGTATATACTGCTGGCGGTGCCGGTCGCGTTGATTTTCTATAACTTTGCCATTTTATACGTGGTGTGGAGAAGCAAAGTATGATGTTTTTTAAAGCCTTGAAGCTCATGCATTGGTTCACTGCGCAGTGCCGTAAGGCGATTTATAATCTGGCTTTTGGCACGCGGTTTCGCTACTTTGGCAAATATTCGACTTTGGAAATTAGTGGTCAGGTCAAAATTGGCAAGAATGTTTATATTGGGGATTATGTCAGCATCATTGTCGAGCCGGGTGCGAGTCTGACCATTGCAGATCACAGCTTTATTGGTGAAAACTGCTATATCAAATGTTTTGGTGGCAAGATCGAAATTGGTCGGGATGTCAGCATCAATTCCAAGTCCTATATCAATGGCTGTGGCGGGGTAAAAATTGGCAACAATACCCGGATTGGGACACAAAGCATCATTATCGCCAGCAACCATAAATTTGGTGAGCCGGATGTGTTGGTCAAGGACCAGATTACCAAGCAAGGCATCAGTTTAGGTGAAAATATCTGGCTGGGCGCACGGGTCACAGTGCTGGATGGTGTGACGATTCCAGATAATAGTGTAATTGGCGCCTGTAGCTTGGTCTCCAAGCCGCTGACAGAGGCAGGTGTCTATGTTGGGATTCCGGCGAAAAAAATAAAATCACTCTGACTGGGCATGCATATCCCTCTGCCTATTTTCAGCGTAAAATATCCGGCTTGATCTTTTTGCATTGAGTTTTATTAGCCCTATGGCCTTTATTCGTTCTGCTTTTCATCTGCTGTTTGACCTGGTCTATTTTATGGCCAAGGGCAGTGTGGCCTATGCGCGTAAAAAAGGCGTGACCGTAGGGGAGCAGTGCCGGATCTATATCAAGAGCTGGGGCTCAGAGCCATTTTTAATTTCACTCGGCGATCATGTTACCGTGACTTCCGGGGTGAAATTTATTACCCATGATGGCAGTACTTGTCTGGTGAAAGATGTTCAAGGCAAACGCTATCAACGTTTTGCGCCGATTCAGGTGGGTTCTCATGTGTTTATTGGCGTGAATAGTATCATTATGCCGGGCGTGAGCATCGGCTCGAATGTAGTGATCGGTGCCGGCTCTGTGGTGACCAAAGATATTCCGGATAATAGTGTCGCGATTGGTGTGCCAGCCAAAGTGGTGTCCAGCTTTGCGGATTATCAGACCAAGATCCAGGCGACCTGTGCCAGTGATAGCGATCTGGTCGGTATTCAGGACTATGCCGAACGGGTACAGCGCGCTATCGAAATTCAAGCCTCTAAAACCTCCCATTAATTTTTAAGTCAGGTCTGATTATGTTGAATAAAGTGATGTTCTTTTTGCCGACGCTGGGTGGCGGTGGTGCGGAGCGCACGGTGATTCAGCTGGCCAACAGTTTTGCCGAACAGGGCCTGAATATTCATCTGGGTGTGTGTGACCTGAATGGAGTCAAGGCAAAATTACTGCCGGAAGTTAGCCCGAAAATCCAGTTGGTGAATTTTGACTGCGGCCGTGTCGCCAATGCGATTCTGCCGTTAAAAAAGAAACTACAGGCCGAACAGTATGATTGTCTGGTGGTCACACAAACCCATACCAATATTATTGCCGCTTTGGCCAAGAAACTGGCTGGGGTGAAAACCCGCCTGATTTTCCGGGAAGTATCAACGCCGTCTAAAAATATAAAAAACCAGGGCTTGACAAAATTCATCCTGAAAACCTTGGTGAATTTTACCTATCCGATGGCACAGCAGGTGGTGTGTGTCTCTAAAGGCGTTGAACAGGATTTCCGGAAATATTACAGCTATAAAAAGTCCAATCTAAGTACCATTTATAACCCGGTACTGGATGATGCCTATTTTGAAAAATTAAAAACACCCGTGCAGCACACATTCTTTGATGGCAGCAATAAAGTGATTCTGGCGGTTGGCCGCCTGACTGAAGCCAAAAACTTTGGTTTTTTGATCCGTTCCTTTAAAGACTTGCATGATCAGCATCCGGACACTCGCTTGCTGATTCTAGGTGAAGGTGAACTCCGTACTGAATTCGAGACTCTCATTGCTGAGTTAGGCCTGACCGACGTGGTGGATTTGCCAGGATTTGATTCTAATCCTTATGCCTATTTTAAATATGCTTCGCTGTTTGTGCTTAGTTCTAACTGGGAAGGTTTGCCGGGTGTGTTGATTCAGGCACTAGCCTCTAAAATCAAAGTGGTGAGTACCAATTGCCCAAGCGGTCCGATGGAAATTCTGGATAACTCCAGATTTGGCTTGCTAGTAGAATGCAATGACCAGGCCGGACTCACTCAAGCCATGCAGAAAGCCATTTTTGGAGATTATGTCAGCTATGCAGAGCAGGATTTTGCTGTACATATCGAGCAGTTCCATAAATTGACAGTCTTGCAGCAGTACCTGGAGATGATGGAGCAGGCCGCATGAGCAAGCCGACCATGGTACATGTGATCACCAACTTTGCTGGCGTTGGTGGTGCGGAAATGATGCTATCGCGCCTGATTCAGGCAACTGAGCAACAATATCAGCATGTCATTATCGCCTTGATGAAAACATCAAAAGTGTATCAAAGCACCTTGGATCGCTGTCAGACACATTATGCTCTAGGCTGGAATGGACTCAATACGTTCGGCACCATTCAAAAACTGCGTGCGTTATTAAAACAACTGACACCGCAAACGGTGCAGTGCTGGATGTACCATGCCAATGTCTTGACCAGCCTGAGTGTCATCGGCTTAAAGCAGAAACCTAAGGTAATCTGGGGTATTCATCATTCTCTGGCTTCACCGAAAGATGAATCGATGAGTACCAAACTGGCTTTAGGCTTAAGCAAGTTATTATCAAAGCAGCCTCAGGCGATTATTTATTGTGCTCACTCTGCCATGCAGCAGCATCAGGCGTTCGGGTTTCAGAAGCCCAATAGCCATGTGATTGCTAACGGGGTGTATCTGGATAGGTTTCAGCCTAATCCTGAATTACACGATCCCGTTGTGATTGGTTTTGCTGGGCGCTATCATCCAGCCAAAGGCTATCCTTATCTGTTTGAGACCCTGGCAAAACTGAAAGATCAGCCGATTGTATTTAAAATTGCTGGTGGTGGAGCCAGTTTCAATAATCCTGAAGTCAAAGCCCTGTTTGAACAATATCAGTTAGATCAGAACAAAGTGGAGTTGCTGGATCAGGTCTCCGATATGCCAGCCTTTTATCAATCCATTGATGCTTTTCTGATGACCTCGATTACCGAAGGCTTTCCCAATGTATTGGTTGAAGCGATGGCCTCCGGTTTGCCTTGCATCAGTACTGATGTTGGCGATGCCAGTTATATCGTGCAGGAGATGGGGAGTATCGTATCGCCACGCGATAGTGATGCCTTAACTCAAGCCATTTTAAAGTATCTCCAATTAAGTACAGATGAGAAAATTGCTTTAAAGCAGGCGACCCGGCAGCGGGTAGAACAGCATTTCAGCATCGAAACCGTCAGTCAGCAATATATGCAGGTATGGAGCCAACAGGCATGAAATTTTTAATGATCAGCAGCTTTTTACCTTCAGTGCTGAACTTCCGTGGCAAGTTATTGGAAGCCATTGCCGCGCGCGGTTTTGAAATCCATATCATGGCTCCGGAACTGTCCAGCTTTGCTGAAGAGTATCAGCAGTTGTTACAGTTGGGCTATCAGGTGCATGAAATTCCAATGCAGCGCACAGGTACCAATCCGCTGGCAGATCTGAAACTGTTAAAGCATCTATATCAGCAGATCCGTCGAATTCAGCCGGATTATGTGCTGTCGTATACCATTAAGCCGGTCATCTACGGCATCTTGGCAGCTTGGTTAGCCAAAGTTCCACATCGTTTCGCTCTAATTACTGGTCTGGGTTATGCCTTTCAGAATGTTGAATCAGGTCAACGCAGCTTATTTCAGAAAATGGTGCATGATTTATATGCCCAGGCCTTAAAGCATGCCGATAAAGTTTTCTTTCAGAACCCGGATGATTTAAAGCTGTTTCAGAATATGCATTTGCTGGAAAAAGATAAACCGACCGTGGTGGTAAATGGTTCCGGGGTGAATGTGCAGGACTTCGATATCATGCCATTGCCGCAAAATACGCAAGGTCAGGTTAAAGCTTCATTTTTGCTTATTGCCCGTTTATTGGGGGATAAAGGCGTACGTGAATATGCCGAAGCAGCGCGAATCATCAAAGCCCAATATCCGGAAACGGAATTTCATCTGGTGGGATGGATTGATGATAATCCGACTGCAATTTCCCAGACTGAGCTGGACAGCTGGATTGCAGAAAAGACCATCAATTACTGGGGCAGACTCAATGATGTGCGTCCGGCAATTGCAGCCAGTTCGGTGTATATTTTGCCGTCTTATCGTGAAGGCACGCCACGCACGGTGTTAGAAGCCATGGCGATGGGTCGTGCGATCATCACCACCGATGCTCCGGGCTGCCGTGAAACTGTCGCACATGGTGTGAATGGTTATCTGGTCGGGGTAAAATCAGTGGATGATCTGGTGCAGGCAATGCAGTATTTTATTGAAGATCCAAAGCTGATGCTCTATATGGGACAGCAGTCAAGGGAACGTGCGTTAAGCAAATACGATGTACATCAGGTCAATGCACATATGCTGCGCGAGATGGGGATATCGGCATGATCAAACGAATTCTGGATGTGGCGATTGCTTCAACCGCGCTGGTGATCCTGTCACCGGTATATGCTCTGGTGGCGTATAAGGTGAAAAAGAATCTGGGATCTCCGGTACTGTTCCGTCAGGTGCGCCCAGGTCTGCATGGCAAGCCTTTTGAAATGATCAAGTTCCGTACCATGAAAGATGCTGTGGATGCCCAGGGTAATCCTTTACCGGACAGTGAACGTCTGACGCCGTTTGGCCAAATGCTGCGTTCCACCAGTCTGGATGAATTGCCAGAGCTGTGGAATGTGATCAAAGGCGATATGAGCATCGTGGGTCCGCGGCCAC is from Acinetobacter sp. ANC 7912 and encodes:
- a CDS encoding sugar transferase, which encodes MIKRILDVAIASTALVILSPVYALVAYKVKKNLGSPVLFRQVRPGLHGKPFEMIKFRTMKDAVDAQGNPLPDSERLTPFGQMLRSTSLDELPELWNVIKGDMSIVGPRPLLLEYLPLYNAEQAKRHNVRPGMTGHAQVNGRNAISWEEKFRLDTWYVEHQSLWLDFKIMLKTVKKVLAKDDINAEGEATMSKFTGTPEQKK